Within the Marixanthomonas sp. SCSIO 43207 genome, the region AAATAACGTGCTGCAATATGCTGTAACTAAAACGAATAGTAGATATTTTTTCATAATTAGGGGCTTTGGTTTTCTTACAAAACAGCATAAAGAAACTTCTTTTTTTGCTTAACTGCAAAAAAAATCGATGAAATACACTTTTAAATATAAATTACTGGGTAGCAATTTGTTGTAAAAAAGCTGTGTTAACCTCGTGAACCCCTTCAAACACGGTGATCTTTAAGTTATTGCCAAAAAGAGCTGTACCTTTTAATTGTTCTTCGGTTTTTTTGGCCTCAGTAATGTAAGGATCATTATCACCATATAAATAGGTTACTTGCGTTTCTGAACTTAAATAATCAAAATCATCAGCTTTTAACTCAACCGGTATGCCTCCTGAATGCAATAGTAAATAATCGCATTGTATTTTTCTACTGGCGAGCCATCGAGCAGCAATAGAAACACCTTGAGAGTAACCCATAACAATAAAGTTGGGGATTACATCTGGTTTTTCTTGTTCCCACACAGCATCTACATATTTTAAAACATTTTTTGTTTCGGCTTGCGTATTTTCCTTGGTGAGCCAAGAAGCGCCTACGTGCTTAAAATTTGAACCTTGATAATATTTTGATGGAGCTTGTGGAATGATGATGAAATTTTCTTCAGGATTAAGGTGTTTAAAATATTTGGCAAAATACCTACTTAAGTAGCCTAAACCGTGAAAGGCAATCCAAACATTTTTGGTTTTTGAAGTTAGTGTATTTACAGTTGTATAGGTATTTGTTGTAGTATATGAAACCTCTTTTTCGCTGGCCATTTCAATTTTGTATTTTTACAAAAGTAAATGAAACCTATGAAGTACACCAAAGAAGAAATACTAGATGGTTTAAAAAAAATGTGTAAAAACACATTGATGGAAACTTTAGATATCGAGTTTATTGATGTTACCAATGATACCTTAATAGCAAAGATGCCTGTAACCCCAAAAATACATCAACCCGATGGCGTTTTGCACGGCGGCGCTTCGGTAGCACTTGCAGAGAGTGTAGGTAGTGCAGCAGCTTTTATTTTTTTAGATTCTGAAAATGTAAGCATTCGCGGAATCGAAATTGCAGCCAATCACGTAAAAAGTGTTCGAGATGGGTATGTGTATGCTCATGCAAAAGTCTTGCATCAAGGACGTACTACTCAATTATGGCAAATTAAAATTGTTAATGAAAAAGAAGAATTGGTTTCTTTGGTTAAATTGACTACATTAAGCCTTGAAAACTAACTGCTAATGAATCTACAAATACTCACTGAAAAAATATCTGACCACTATAAAAAAGGAAAGCCTTTTGTTTTATATTCACTGCCAGAGAGTGATTCAGTAGAACTTTTACTTCAAAAAAACTCCAAAAAATATACATCAGAAACCTTTGATAAAAAAGGGATCGTCATAGCTCCTTTTAATTATAAAGGAAAGACTGTATGTATTCCCTTACAAGAATCTAATCATTTTGAAGCCCAATTAGGTAGTGATCAAATAGAAAAAAAATCTATTGATGCAACATATACCGCTTTAGAAAAAGAAGATTATATGCGTTTGGTGGCAAAGGCTATTCATGGCATTAACCACAAAAACACGCATAAAGTTGTTGTTTCTAGAAAAAAAGAAATATCGATTACTGAAATGAACTTTGAAAAGCTTTCACAACGTTTGTTTAACCTATATCCAACAGCTTTTCGTTACATATGGTATCATCCTGAAACGGGTCTTTGGTGTGGCGCAACGCCCGAAGTCTTATTGCAAACAAACGGAACATCC harbors:
- a CDS encoding alpha/beta hydrolase; the protein is MASEKEVSYTTTNTYTTVNTLTSKTKNVWIAFHGLGYLSRYFAKYFKHLNPEENFIIIPQAPSKYYQGSNFKHVGASWLTKENTQAETKNVLKYVDAVWEQEKPDVIPNFIVMGYSQGVSIAARWLASRKIQCDYLLLHSGGIPVELKADDFDYLSSETQVTYLYGDNDPYITEAKKTEEQLKGTALFGNNLKITVFEGVHEVNTAFLQQIATQ
- a CDS encoding hotdog fold thioesterase encodes the protein MKYTKEEILDGLKKMCKNTLMETLDIEFIDVTNDTLIAKMPVTPKIHQPDGVLHGGASVALAESVGSAAAFIFLDSENVSIRGIEIAANHVKSVRDGYVYAHAKVLHQGRTTQLWQIKIVNEKEELVSLVKLTTLSLEN